Proteins encoded in a region of the Diabrotica virgifera virgifera chromosome 4, PGI_DIABVI_V3a genome:
- the LOC126883767 gene encoding uncharacterized protein LOC126883767, which produces MALELETKRRTVLRTAFTTAANVLDNLLSETVDTRPWQQISVQWELLQVKYNELCVVESAVFEAMVEKASEAELISEMEAKDRYSTRYYELKYKCEDRPSLVSSESSIKGKRSFKLPPIEFKKYSGDLIDWLPFWSQFKVVHDDPSIDLNDKIAYLRQATVDGSKARRLVESFPAVADNYSKIIKSLKSRFGREDLQIEVYIRELLKLILSRVSSSSCNVSALYDMIESQLRSLETLGITADKYAAILYPLIESCLPEDMIRLWHRSSQFLRPSGSVSMHNVEEYAEVSTLETRLSGLMSFLQNEVQNEQKINLATEGFGLSTENKCKSNNLVEKKNIKLPKQGTDQPSATAAGLVNYEVDRCIFCEGQHDSINCFKAQKLSMEQKRRTLSEKKACFRCLKVRHSSKNCRARLNCILCCKSHVVLMCPDLPVNKIDTSTSSISRSEENRTEDQTLANLNNTQVFLQTLRVNIRSAHGTKQVRALIDTGSQRTYILQRTAQEMGFSAKGTENIVHTLFGGKSTSEQRHKLYKVTASEGAYSCSFDALDQPKICADVSPVYHGPWVEELSDMNISLSDVGHIAPIEILLGADVVGKLYTGRKYQLQCGLVAVETLLGWTLMGKVPAVASNFSTSMMSIALFVDSSSVAKLWELDIIGITDPVEKLTREVAAKEAKNFFYETIRCDNEGRYEVMLPWLNKHPLISDNLVVARRRLDTTLNKLKKSNLFESYNLIFNEWLNEGVIEIVNNPEENNCVHYLPHRPVIKNTSETTKIRPVFDASSHEQGRPSLNQCLEVGPNLIELIPSVLLRFRQQKIGVVSDIRKAFLQISVHSKDRDFLRFLWVNNEGKEFVFRHRRVVFGVNCSPFLLGATIEFHLIKALEKCCNDMPYSKNTIERLMIGFYVDNCVTSVTDENELRKFVSEATAIMEEAKMDLRGFPADPEKCEV; this is translated from the exons ATGGCATTGGAATTAGAAACAAAACGGCGAACAGTGCTTCGTACTGCTTTTACGACAGCTGCTAATGTTTTGGACAATTTGTTATCTGAAACGGTGGACACTCGACCCTGGCAACAAATTAGTGTACAGTGGGAACTGTTACAAGTTAAGTACAATGAGCTGTGTGTCGTGGAAAGTGCGGTGTTTGAAGCTATGGTCGAAAAGGCTTCCGAGGCAGAATTAATCAGTGAGATGGAGGCAAAGGATAGATACAGCACACGCTACTATGAACTGAAGTACAAATGCGAAGACAGACCCAGTTTAGTAAGTTCAGAGTCATCAATAAAAGGTAAGCGCAGTTTTAAATTACCTCCAATCGAATTCAAGAAATATTCTGGGGACTTGATAGATTGGCTTCCATTTTGGTCGCAGTTCAAAGTAGTGCATGATGATCCATCGATTGATTTAAACGACAAAATAGCTTATTTGAGACAAGCCACTGTAGACGGTAGTAAGGCCAGACGTTTAGTGGAGAGTTTTCCTGCAGTAGCCGATAATTACTCAAAAATTATAAAGAGTTTGAAGTCTAGGTTTGGCAGAGAGGATCTCCAGATTGAAGTATATATTAGGGAGCTCTTAAAGTTAATTTTGAGTCGAGTTTCTAGTAGTTCTTGTAATGTTTCTGCACTATATGATATGATAGAGAGTCAACTTCGTTCACTTGAGACCTTAGGCATAACTGCTGACAAATATGCGGCAATATTGTATCCCCTTATTGAGTCATGTTTACCGGAGGATATGATCAGACTATGGCATAGATCTTCACAGTTTTTAAGGCCTTCTGGTTCCGTATCCATGCACAATGTCGAAGAATATGCAGAAGTTTCAACTTTGGAGACAAGATTAAGTGGGCTAATGAGTTTTCTACAAAATGAAGTtcaaaatgaacaaaaaattaatttagcaaCGGAAGGTTTTGGTTTATCGACTGAAAATAAATGTAAATCTAATAACCTGGttgaaaagaagaatataaaattaCCAAAGCAAGGAACTGATCAGCCATCAGCGACCGCGGCTGGGTTGGTAAATTATGAGGTTGACAGGTGTATTTTTTGCGAAGGACAGCATGACAGTATCAATTGTTTTAAAGCACAAAAATTGTCTATGGAACAGAAACGACGAACATTGTCAGAGAAGAAAGCCTGTTTTCGATGTTTGAAGGTGCGACATTCTTCGAAGAACTGTAGAGCACGTTTGAATTGTATTTTGTGTTGTAAATCCCATGTTGTTTTGATGTGTCCTGATTTACCTGTTAACAAAATTGATACATCGACCTCAAGTATCAGCCGCTCGGAAGAAAATAGGACTGAGGATCAGACGCTTGCGAATTTGAATAATACACAGGTTTTTTTACAAACTCTGCGAGTAAACATAAGAAGTGCACATGGTACTAAACAAGTAAGGGCACTTATTGACACTGGATCGCAGAGAACATATATTTTACAGCGTACCGCACAAGAAATGGGTTTTTCTGCTAAAGGAACGGAAAATATCGTACATACGTTATTTGGCGGTAAAAGTACTTCTGAACAACGACATAAATTATACAAGGTAACTGCGAGTGAAGGAGCTTACTCTTGTTCATTTGATGCCTTAGATCAACCAAAAATTTGTGCAGATGTCTCTCCTGTTTATCACGGCCCTTGGGTTGAGGAACTTAGTGACATGAATATTTCGCTCAGCGATGTCGGACATATAGCACCAATTGAGATTTTGTTAGGAGCTGATGTTGTAGGCAAATTGTATACAGGAAGGAAATATCAGTTACAGTGTGGTCTTGTAGCAGTTGAAACTTTGTTAGGTTGGACTCTTATGGGCAAGGTGCCGGCAGTTGCTTCTAATTTCAGCACATCTATGATGTCGATTGCGTTGTTTGTTGATAGTTCTTCTGTGGCGAAACTCTGGGAGCTTGATATTATTGGGATAACCGATCCTGTAGAAAAATTGACACGAGAGGTGGCGGCCAAGGAGGCTAAGAATTTTTTCTATGAGACTATCCGATGTGACAACGAAGGTAGGTATGAGGTTATGTTACCTTGGTTGAACAAGCATCCTTTAATTTCAGATAATTTAGTTGTCGCTAGAAGAAGGTTAGATActactttaaataagttgaaaaagTCAAATTTGTTTGAATcgtataatttaatattcaatgaGTGGTTGAACGAGGGTGTGATCGAAATAGTAAATAATCCCGAAGAGAATAATTGTGTGCACTATTTGCCTCACAGGCCCGTTATTAAAAATACTAGCGAAACCACGAAAATTAGGCCAGTCTTTGATGCATCATCTCATGAACAGGGTCGTCCTTCTTTGAACCAGTGTTTAGAGGTAGGGCCTAATCTTATTGAACTTATTCCTTCTGTGTTATTACGGTTCAGACAACAAAAAATAGGTGTTGTGTCGGATATTCGAAAGGCTTTTCTTCAAATTTCTGTACATTCGAAGGACAGAGATTTTTTGAGGTTCCTATGGGTAAACAATGAAGGAAAGGAATTTGTATTTCGACATAGGAGAGTTGTTTTTGGAGTCAACTGTAGTCCATTTCTTCTGGGTGCTACTATAGAATTTCATTTGATAAAGGCGCTGGAGAAGTGTTGTAATGATATGCCGTACTCTAAAAATACAATTGAAAGGCTTATGATTGGGTTCTATGTAGATAATTGTGTGACTAGTGTTACTGATGAGAATGAGTTGAGAAAGTTCGTATCAGAAGCAACTGCCATCATGGAGGAAGCTAAGATGGATTTGAGAGG ctttccagcaGATCCTGAAAAGTGTGAAGTATAG